The window CACCAGATTGAGCCGCAACAGCCCTGCCGCGATCTGGATCAGGCCCATCAGGATGGTCGCGGCGAAGAGATATTCGACGCCATGATCGCGCACCAGCGGGCCGACAAGGACGGCGACGGCGGCGGTCGCGGCGGAGATCATGCCCGGCCGCCCGCCGATGAAAGCGATCATGATCGCGATCGCGACCGATGCGTAGAGGCCGACGCGCGGATCGACCCCGGCGATGATCGAAAAGCCGATCGCTTCGGGAATGAGCGCGAGCGCGACGACGATGCCGGCGAGGATATCGCGGCGGGCACCATCGGCGGTGCCGAACCACTGGCGGCGATAGGAGGACGACAGGAAGGGCATGGGATTGTCCACATCAAGGCACATGGCGCACGCAGGGCGCTGAGAGGTTGCATGTGTGATGTTGTCCGGCGGATCGGCGGCCGGAATAGCCATCCGGAATTGCACCGGATCCTTGCGAATGAAGGCTTCTTAGGCGGGCGGGGCGGCGGAGGCAACCAGGTGCATATCCATTAGTTTTGACTAATATATTAGCAAATGCTAATCGATTCGTATGATGCAAACCCAGATCGATACCGTGCTGCGCGCGCTTGCCGATCCCACGCGGCGCGCGGTGTTCGAACGCCTCATGCGTTCCGAACTCAACGTCGCCGAACTGACCGCGACGAGCGGGGTGACGCAGGGCGCGGTGTCGCAGCATCTGCGGCACCTCAAGCAGGCCGGGCTGGCGGTGGAGCGGCCCGACGGCCGCCGGACCTTCTATCGCGCACGGCCCGAGGGGCTGACGCCGCTGTTCGACTGGCTGAGCCATTACGAGACATTCTGGCGCGAAGGCTTTGCCGAGCTGCGCGCCCTGCTGAAGGAGATCGATCCGTGACCGATGTGAACGTGCAGGCCGCAACCCGCGAGATCGTGGTCGACGAGGTGTTTCCGCATTCGCCAGAGACGATCTGGGCGGCGCTGATCCGGCCCGATCTGATGGCGCGCTGGCTGCGGATGACGCCGGTGGGGTTCGAACCGGTCGTCGGCAATCGCTTCACCTATCAGACGAGCGCGGCGGGCGAATGGGACGGGACGATCCAGTGCGAGGTCGTCGAAGTCGTGCCCAATCGCTGCCTGGCCTATAGCTGGCGGGGCGGGCATGCGGACAATGTCGGCTATGGTTCGCTGCTCGACACCGTCGTGTCGCTGACGCTGGAGCCGCAGGCGGATGGCACGCGGCTGCGCGTCGTCCATTCGGGCTTCGTCCTGCCGCGCAACGAGACCGCTTATACCAATATGAGCGGCGGCTGGATCGGCGTGGTTGCGCGGATCGGCGAGATTTCCGGCGAACAGAGCTGAGCGGGGGCGCGATCATGCAGCACGATCTTCCGGCCAATCATCCGCCCATCGTCTCCCCGGAGGCGTGGCGCGAGGCGCGCGCCGCGATGCTGATCAAGGAAAAGGCGCATGTCCGCGCCCGCGACGCGCTGGCCGCCGAACGCCGCCGCATGCCGTGGATGGCGATCGAAAAGGATTACAGGTTCGAAGGGCCGGACGGACCGGTCAGCCTGCTCGATCTGTTCGCGGGGCGGCGGCAGCTGATCGTCTATCGCGCCTTCTTCGAACCCGGCGTATTCGGCTGGCCGGATCATGCTTGCCGCGGATGTTCGATGGTGGCCGATCAGGTATCGAACCTGACCCATCTGCATCAGCGCGACACCACATTGGTCTATGCCTCACGCGCGCCGCAGCCCGATATCGCGCGGCTCAAGGCGCGCATGGGGTGGGGGCAGATCCCCTGGTACACGATCACCGACGCTTTCGACGCGGACTTCGGCGTCGACGAATGGCACGGGCACAATGTGTTCATCCGCGATGGCGACGCGATCTTCCGCACCTATTTCATCGACAATCGCGGTGACGAAGCGATGGGCACCTTGTGGAGCTACCTCGATCTCACGCCGCTGGGTCGGCAGGAAATCTGGGAGGATTCGCCCGAAGGCTATCCGCAGGACCGCCCGTACAAATGGTGGAACTGGCACGACAATTATGTCGCGGAGCCGGCCGTCGACGCGACCTGGGCGGAGATTTCGGACGCGGGCGAAGCCGCCTTCCGCGATCCCGCCGCCCCGCCCAAGGCATGACGATGGCGCGCTGGCTGAAACTGGCGGCCAGCCCGGTCTTCGCGCTGATGGCATTGGCGAACGCGCTGGCCGGGCCGGGCGTGGCGGCCCTGTGTTCGGCCTCCGCCATCGCGCCGATCGGCAGCATGACGACGATGTATGCGCTGATGGCCTTATTCCACGCGCCGCCGTGGCTCGGATTGTTTGCCGCGGGCAGGCCGAACGGCGGGTAAGCTCACTCGCAATCGTATTTCGCCGTGATGTCCTTGCAGCTTTGGTCGGTCTCCGGTTTGTCCTTTGCCGCGCGCCACATCTTCACGCTGTCGGCGATCTGCTTTTCCCAGGGGGCGCGGATGGTGTCGGGGGCGCCGGCGTCGATCGTCTGTTGGAGGCAGGCGCGCATCGCTTTGGCCGCGCCCTGACAGGCGGGGGAGAGGCCGGCGAGGTCGGGCGTCGGATCGGCGGCCAGCGCGGGGGCGGTGGCGATGAGCAGGGAGGCCGCGAGGGCGGCGGTGAGCGGTCGCATCGTGGCTCCTTTGCCGGGCGCGCGGGTGGTCAGATGCGCCACGCCGCCTCTCCATAAATGGCGTCATAATCGTCGGTGGCGATGGTGGTGATGCCGATCGATTCGAGGAAGAAATATTTGGCGCGGTCGTCGGGCGAGGCCTCGCTTGCCGGGTGGACATACCAGGCGGGTTTGCGGCGATCGGGGAAGCGGCGGAAGTAACGCGCGCGCTCGATCAGGAGCCAGCGCAGGAACACCTCCTGCGTGCCGAGTTGCAGGCCGAAGATCAGCAGCGGCATGGTGAAGACGATGTGCAGCCACGAATGGCGGCCGCGCCAGTGCGCGACGTCGCCCTTGCCGAACAGCCCGTTGCGTCCGCGCAGCCACGATTGGGCGCGGGCGACGGCGTCCATATAGTGGACGAGGCCGAGGCGGATGCTGCGGATGTGGGTGATGAAGCCGTTGATGTGCCAGATGCCGAAACGGTCACACGGGTTCGCCATGCGGGCGTGGGCGAAGTATTTCTCCCACGGATAATAGTCGGTCGGCCGCTTCAGCCCGCCGCGCGGTTCGAACATGGTGCGCAGCCGCGCGCCCGCCGCGTCCGACAGGATCGTGTCGAAATTGGTGGTCAGGATCGGCGCATTGTGCGCCGCCGCCCAGGCAGTGATCCGATGGTGATGCGGCGCGGGGGACCAGCCGGCCATCGATGCGCAGAACTCGCGCTGAAGCGTCTGCGGGGTCGCGTCGGGCGGGAGCTTGAGGTCGATCAGGTCGTACAGTTCGGTCAGCGCGAAGCGGGCGGCGTGATCGGCCGACGCGAGGCCGTGGCGCGCGGCCATGCGCTGGATCATCGCATTCCAGTCGGTGCCCGTATCGGCGGCGTCGTAGCGATGGATGCCGTTGCCGATCACCAGCGCGATCGGCCCGTCATTGTCGATCCGCGAGAGGAAGCCGGCGGTCAGCCCCAATGCTCCATCGGCAGATCGCCCGCGTTGAACGCCCACGAATGGCGGCGATCGTCGTACACCGAGACGGAAGGGGGCGGGAAGGCGGGGTCGGCGAAGGCGCCGACGGCGACGTAGATTATGTCGGGCGCGGCATCCGGAACCCAGCAGACGGTCGATCCGCAGGTGGGGCAGAAGTGGAAGCTGGCGGTGGTGCCCTCATCCCCCGTGCGGCTCCACGTCGCGGAGGGGCCGGTGATCGTCACGGCCGCGCGCGGGAAGCGGGCTTGCGCCGCGAAGATGCTGCCGGTGCGCTTCTGGCAGTCGAGGCAGTGGCAGATCGAGACGCGGACGGGTTCGCCGGCGCACGCGACCGTGAGTTGCCCGCAACTGCAGGCGGCAAGGCGCGTCACGCGCTTCTCCGGAACACGACCGACAGGTTGTTCGCGGGCATCGCGAAGAACACCATGTGGCGGAAACCCGCGGCCAGCGCGGCGCGCTCGACCTCGGCCAGATCGCGCAGCCCCCATTCGGGATTGCGCGCGCGCAGATCGGCATCGAAGGCGATGTTGCTGGGGGCGGTCTCCACGCCATCGCGGATGAACGGGCCGTAGAGGACGAGCGGGGCGCCGGCCGGGAGCAGTTCGGCGGCGTGGCGGAGCAGGCCGAGCGTCGCGGCCCAGGGGCTGATGTGGATCATGTTGACCGCGACGATCGCGTCGGCCCGGTCGATCGGCCAGCTTTCGGCCGCCGCATCGATATCGAGCGGCGCCAGGATGTTGGGCGTGCCTTCCGCCACGATCCAGTCGGCGATCGAGGCGCGCGCCTCGGGCGAGGGATCGGACGGCTGCCACGTCAGCCCGGCCAGCCCCGCCGCGAAGTGGATGACATGTTCGCCCGTGCCGCTGGCGATTTCGACGACCGTGCCCGTTGGCGGCATCACCGCCGTCAGAACCTCGAGGATCGGCGCGCGGTTGCGAAGCGCGGACGGGCTGGTGCGGCGGGCGTCGGTGCTCATGCGCCCTTCATGGCGCACGAGCATGGGCCGGATCAATCGAACTCGTAGGCGCGTTCGCCGTGGAGGCTGAGGTCGAGCCCGTCATGCTCGGCCTCCGCATCGACGCGCATCGGCAGGAACAGCCCGGCGACGAAGGCGATGAGCCAGGTCAGCACCGCCGACCAGAGTGCTACGACCGCGATGGCGAGCGCCTGCACCCCCAGTTGCGGCACCACATCGAGCCCGGCGGGCGACGTGCCGCCGAGCATCGGCTGCGCGAGGATCGCGAGCAGCAGCGACCCCAGCATCCCGCCGACGCCGTGGACCGCGAAGACATCGAGCGAGTCGTCGATCTTCCAGCGATGCTTGACCAGCATCACGGCCACGAAGCAGACGAGCGACCCCGCGACGCCCAGCGCGGCCGCCGCGGTGGGCGAGACCCAGCCGGCCGCCGGCGTGATCGTGGCGAGGCCGGCAATCGCGCCGGTGACGAGGCCGATCGAGGTCGGCTTGCCGATCTTCACCTTCTCGATCGCTGCCCAGGTGAGCGCGGCGGCGCTGGCGGCCAGATGCGTGGCGAGCAGCGCATTGCCCGCCGTGCCGTCCGCCACCAGAGCCGATCCGCCGTTGAAGCCGAACCAGCCGACCCACAGCATGCCGGCGCCGATCATCGTCATCGCCGCGCTGTGCGGCGGGATCAGCGACTGGGGGAAGCCGCGGCGCGGGCCGATCATCATCGCCAGCACCAGCGCCGAAATGCCCGCCGTCGTATGCACCACGATGCCGCCCGCAAAATCGCGCACGCCCATCGCCGCCAGCCAGCCATTGCCCCAGATCCAGTGCGCGGCGGGCACATAGACCAGCACGATCCACAAAGCCGAAAACGCCATCATCCAGCCGAAGCGCACGCGTTCGGGGAAAGCGCCGACGATCAGCGCCGGGGTGATGACCGCGAAGGTCATCTGATACAGCGCGAAGATGTTTTCGGGGACGGCGAGGCCGTCGCGTACCGGCGCGAGGTTTGCCAGGCCGATTGCGGACAGATCGCCGATCCACGCGCCGTCCCCCCGGAAGACGAGGCTGTAGGCGCCGGCGAACCAGAGAAGCGAGGCGAGGCCGGTCAGCGCGAAGCAGTGCATCAGCACGGAGAGGAAGTTCTTCGCGCGGACGAGGCCGCCATAGAACAAGGCGAGGCCCGGCAGCGTCATGAACAGGACGAGCGCGGAGCTGCTGATCAGCAGGGCGGTGTCGGCCTTGTCGATCATGCGTCGATCCGACCCGTAGAGCTAAACATCGCTGGCATCCCCCATGCACATTTTGTGCGGCTGCTAACGGGGGGAAGCAGGTGGCGCAACAGCAGAAGAAGGATTTGCGCTCAATCTCTTACGTCACCCCGGACTTGATCCGGGCTCCCGCTTCTTCTGGCTTCACAGCCTTTCCTGAGAGGGCGTAAAAGTAAGAAGCGGGACCCCGGGTCAAGCCCGGGGTGACGGATGGAAAGTCAGGCCGCCAGCCGTGCCAGCCACGGGGTTTCGTCGCGGCGCAGGGTGAGGATTTCGACGCCGGTGGCGGTGACGGCGACGCTATGTTCGAACTGGGCCGAAAGCTTGCGATCGTTGGTCACGACCGTCCAGCCGTCCTCCTCGACCGAAACCTTGCGTGTGCCCTCATTGAGCATCGGCTCGATCGTGAAGACCATGCCTTCGCGCAGGCGCATCCCCGTGCCCGGCCGGCCGAAATGGAGGACTTCGGGCTTTTCGTGCATCTCGCGCCCGATGCCGTGGCCGCAATATTCGCGGACGACCGAATAGCCGTGCTTCTTGGCATGCCGTTCGATCGCGGCGCCGATATCGCCAAGGCAGGCGCCGGGGCGGACCTGCGCGATCCCTTTCCACAACGCCTCCTGCGTCACCTTCACGAGGCGGCGGGCGGCGGGGGAGGCGGTGCCGACAATGTAGGTCTTGCTCGAATCCGCGATGAAGCCGTTCTTTTCCAGCGTGATATCGAGGTTGATGATGTCGCCGTCGCGGATCATCCGCGCCGCATCGGGCACGCCGTGGCATACGACATGGTTGATCGAGCAGTTGAGCACATATTTGAAGCCATACTGCCCCTTGCTGGCGGGGCGGGCGGCGAGATCGACGGTGATGAAGCGATCGACCAGATCGTTGACCGCCATCGTCGACAGGCCGGCCAGATCCTGCCCATCAAGCATTTCGAACACGCTGGCGAGCAGCCGGCCGGAGATGCGCATCAGCGCGATTTCGTCGGGCGTCTTGACCATCAGGCGGTGATCAACGCGTCCGTGAGATGCACGTTCGCGGCGCCCAGTTGCATGCGAACGATCTCATTGAAGCTCAGCGTCGGATGCGCTTCGGCCAGCATGCCGATCTTCATCCAATATTCGGCCTGCGCGTTGATCGACCGGCACATCACGCTGGATGCGCGGCGGATATCCTCGTGTAGATCCTCGTCGATTTTCACGATGCCCATATGCGCCTCCCGATATACGGATCGTATATGGTTCGTGTATCGGAAGGTCAATTCCCCCATCTCGTCTCCCCACTCGTCATTGCGAGCGGAGCGAAGCAATCCAGGCCCGCACTGGAGAGGCTCGCGACCTACCTCAAGTGCGGGCCTGGATTGCCGCGTCGCCTGCGGCTCCTCGCAATGACGAGTGGGGAGACGAGTTAGGGGTTCGACGACGCCTGGTTCGCGTGCAGCTGCTGATAGACGCCCAGCCGATCGGTGATCTGCCAGTGGCTGGTCAGCCGATCGTCGGCGTCGAAGGCATAGACGGTCGCGCCTGACATGCGGATCGGCTTGCCGGTCGCGGGGAAGCCGGGGATGTCGCCCTGGTGCGTGGCGGACCACAGCCACGTCATCACCACGCTGTCGCCATCTTCGAACAGCCCCTGAATGTCGAAACGCTGATCGGGAAAGGCGGCGCGCGACTGGCGTACGCGATCCTTGAAGCCATCGAGATCGAGGACGGCGCCGTCCCACGGATCGCCCGGATCGTGGCGGATCGTATAGACCGGCGCGACATAGGCGTCGGCCGCGTCCGCATCGCCTTCATCCCACACATCGCGGATGAAGCAAGCGAGGCGTTCTTTACGATTATTGGCCTTGCGGTTCATCGCCTCAGCGCATGTCGCGCACGAGGCGCGTCGCGACGGCGAGCCACGGGGCGTTGTCGACGACCTGCTGGCGCGTGCCGGGGCCGGGGGGCAGGATCTGGAGCCTGGCGCCCTCGCGGCCGATCAGACGGCCGAAGACGAAGCGGCCCGCCGGGCGGGGGACCAGCACGTCGCGGTTGAGCGCGGCGCCGAAATCGTCGGGCGCGACGCGATCGCACCACAATACGTCGCCGTGGCGATAATCGCCGAAGCTGGCCGACACGGTGATCGCGACCGCGCCCTCCTCCGGATGCGGCGGGGTGATCGTCTGCGGATGGCGCGGGGCGACGGCGCCGTCGGGCGACAGGATCGCGGCGACGGGCAGGTCCGCGCGATCGGGCAGCTTGACCAGTTCGGCGGCCTCGACCCCCAGCGCCTTGGCGATCCGGTTGAGCCAGCCGACCGAGACGGTGCGGGTACCGGTTTCGAGCCGGCCGATCGTCTGCGCGGTGGTGGGCGGGACGCAGGCATCGGCGACGTCCTGCAGCGTCATGCCCTTGGCGCGGCGAACCTCGCGGATGCAGGTGATCATGTCTGGGCTCCATTAAACCAATTTGGTTATGCTCTGTCCTACAGATGCGCCGCGATGGCAAGTGTAAATTCGTCGATTCGCACGAAGGAGGCACGCATGGCGGGACGGTTGATCGAGGAGAGGCGGCTGGAGCCGGGGATCGGCGCGGTGCGCGCACGCGAAGGCGCGCCGCGCGGTCGCACGGTGAGCGTGAACGCGGCGGAATCGCCGCTCGGCTGGCTGTTCGCGCGGGGGCTGGTGAGCGAGCGGCAATATCTGGCGGGGGAGCGGCTGCGCGCCGACTATGAGATGGCCGGCTTCGGCCCGCGTGTGACGATGCGCTGGGATGCAGGGCCTTCGGGCGGCGGACGACGCGGGCCCCCGCGCGGCGCCGACCCGACGACCGCGATGATCGACGCCAAACGCCGCTTCGAAGCGGCCGTGGCGGCGGCAGGCGGTGGCCTCAGCGACATCCTCTGGCGCGTGGTGTGTGCGGGCGAGGGGATCGAGGCAGCGGAAAAGGCGCTCGGCTGGCCCCGGCGCGCGGGCAAGCTGGTGCTGGGCATGGGGCTGGATCGGGTGGCGGATTATTATCGGATCGCCGGGGCGGGGTGAGGGCCGTCATATCCCCTCGTCATTGCGAGGAGCGGAAGGCGACGTGGCAATCCATTCCGAAATGCGGAGTGGATTGCTTCGCTACGCTCGCAATGACGAGGATGGGTGGAAAGCGGTCATTGCGCTATCAAGATACTAACGTCAGCTCCGCGTTCTAAAACTAGATGTATGACCATTCAGCCGGTTGTATCGAAGACCGCCATTTGTCTAAACTTCTACTATCTGAACATTGAACGAACGAGCATCGTCCACAGCCTGATAAAACTTTGGTTCGAAGCCACCTTCGCCACAAAGGGCACGCAACCGGTCTCGATCAAGCTGAGGCATCGCCATTCCGAAGACGATCCCAGTAAGTGCTTTTGGGTTGAATTTGTGCAGACCGGGTCGACCAATCCGAGTGATTCTCCATTCCTGTTCGTATTTCCAATCACGCGCTTTACTAAGCAGCACGACATACATGTTGCGTTCGTCGCGCGAACCAGGATCGATAAGCGGTCGCTTGTGGACATATCGCACCCGTTGAGCTTCGCCGATGAAGGTGTCCGAGTAGTCAAATC is drawn from Sphingomonas crocodyli and contains these coding sequences:
- a CDS encoding ArsR/SmtB family transcription factor, with translation MQTQIDTVLRALADPTRRAVFERLMRSELNVAELTATSGVTQGAVSQHLRHLKQAGLAVERPDGRRTFYRARPEGLTPLFDWLSHYETFWREGFAELRALLKEIDP
- a CDS encoding SRPBCC family protein, which encodes MTDVNVQAATREIVVDEVFPHSPETIWAALIRPDLMARWLRMTPVGFEPVVGNRFTYQTSAAGEWDGTIQCEVVEVVPNRCLAYSWRGGHADNVGYGSLLDTVVSLTLEPQADGTRLRVVHSGFVLPRNETAYTNMSGGWIGVVARIGEISGEQS
- a CDS encoding DUF899 domain-containing protein, giving the protein MQHDLPANHPPIVSPEAWREARAAMLIKEKAHVRARDALAAERRRMPWMAIEKDYRFEGPDGPVSLLDLFAGRRQLIVYRAFFEPGVFGWPDHACRGCSMVADQVSNLTHLHQRDTTLVYASRAPQPDIARLKARMGWGQIPWYTITDAFDADFGVDEWHGHNVFIRDGDAIFRTYFIDNRGDEAMGTLWSYLDLTPLGRQEIWEDSPEGYPQDRPYKWWNWHDNYVAEPAVDATWAEISDAGEAAFRDPAAPPKA
- a CDS encoding GFA family protein, which encodes MTRLAACSCGQLTVACAGEPVRVSICHCLDCQKRTGSIFAAQARFPRAAVTITGPSATWSRTGDEGTTASFHFCPTCGSTVCWVPDAAPDIIYVAVGAFADPAFPPPSVSVYDDRRHSWAFNAGDLPMEHWG
- a CDS encoding DUF938 domain-containing protein codes for the protein MSTDARRTSPSALRNRAPILEVLTAVMPPTGTVVEIASGTGEHVIHFAAGLAGLTWQPSDPSPEARASIADWIVAEGTPNILAPLDIDAAAESWPIDRADAIVAVNMIHISPWAATLGLLRHAAELLPAGAPLVLYGPFIRDGVETAPSNIAFDADLRARNPEWGLRDLAEVERAALAAGFRHMVFFAMPANNLSVVFRRSA
- a CDS encoding ammonium transporter; the encoded protein is MIDKADTALLISSSALVLFMTLPGLALFYGGLVRAKNFLSVLMHCFALTGLASLLWFAGAYSLVFRGDGAWIGDLSAIGLANLAPVRDGLAVPENIFALYQMTFAVITPALIVGAFPERVRFGWMMAFSALWIVLVYVPAAHWIWGNGWLAAMGVRDFAGGIVVHTTAGISALVLAMMIGPRRGFPQSLIPPHSAAMTMIGAGMLWVGWFGFNGGSALVADGTAGNALLATHLAASAAALTWAAIEKVKIGKPTSIGLVTGAIAGLATITPAAGWVSPTAAAALGVAGSLVCFVAVMLVKHRWKIDDSLDVFAVHGVGGMLGSLLLAILAQPMLGGTSPAGLDVVPQLGVQALAIAVVALWSAVLTWLIAFVAGLFLPMRVDAEAEHDGLDLSLHGERAYEFD
- the map gene encoding type I methionyl aminopeptidase, which codes for MVKTPDEIALMRISGRLLASVFEMLDGQDLAGLSTMAVNDLVDRFITVDLAARPASKGQYGFKYVLNCSINHVVCHGVPDAARMIRDGDIINLDITLEKNGFIADSSKTYIVGTASPAARRLVKVTQEALWKGIAQVRPGACLGDIGAAIERHAKKHGYSVVREYCGHGIGREMHEKPEVLHFGRPGTGMRLREGMVFTIEPMLNEGTRKVSVEEDGWTVVTNDRKLSAQFEHSVAVTATGVEILTLRRDETPWLARLAA
- a CDS encoding ParD-like family protein, with the translated sequence MGIVKIDEDLHEDIRRASSVMCRSINAQAEYWMKIGMLAEAHPTLSFNEIVRMQLGAANVHLTDALITA
- a CDS encoding ester cyclase, which encodes MNRKANNRKERLACFIRDVWDEGDADAADAYVAPVYTIRHDPGDPWDGAVLDLDGFKDRVRQSRAAFPDQRFDIQGLFEDGDSVVMTWLWSATHQGDIPGFPATGKPIRMSGATVYAFDADDRLTSHWQITDRLGVYQQLHANQASSNP
- a CDS encoding helix-turn-helix domain-containing protein, producing the protein MITCIREVRRAKGMTLQDVADACVPPTTAQTIGRLETGTRTVSVGWLNRIAKALGVEAAELVKLPDRADLPVAAILSPDGAVAPRHPQTITPPHPEEGAVAITVSASFGDYRHGDVLWCDRVAPDDFGAALNRDVLVPRPAGRFVFGRLIGREGARLQILPPGPGTRQQVVDNAPWLAVATRLVRDMR
- a CDS encoding DUF6456 domain-containing protein; this translates as MAGRLIEERRLEPGIGAVRAREGAPRGRTVSVNAAESPLGWLFARGLVSERQYLAGERLRADYEMAGFGPRVTMRWDAGPSGGGRRGPPRGADPTTAMIDAKRRFEAAVAAAGGGLSDILWRVVCAGEGIEAAEKALGWPRRAGKLVLGMGLDRVADYYRIAGAG